The Amblyomma americanum isolate KBUSLIRL-KWMA chromosome 6, ASM5285725v1, whole genome shotgun sequence genome has a window encoding:
- the Naxe gene encoding NAD(P)HX epimerase isoform X1, which yields MEKSEKKPMRFSFRRRPKSVSVDRSEPHVAADVNISQYLEKMRYISQEEAIKIDQELFSEYAYSVDQLMELAGLSVATAVAKSYPKATMTKGATVLVCCGPGNNGGDGLVCARHLKIFGYEPSVFYPKQSNKPLFQNLTKQCQEMEVPFLSFLPDSQLIADSYNVVVDAVFGFSFKPPVRPEFVDVLDKIKKVKIPVVSVDIPSGWDVETGGDAEALQPDCLVSLTAPKQCSRQFKGRLHWLGGRFVPPALAAKYELNLPPYPGTECCVLLTPPTSS from the exons ATGGAGAAAAGCGAGAAGAAACCGATGCGCTTCTCGTTCCGGCGCCGTCCCAAGAGCGTCAGCGTGGACCGATCCGAGCCACATGTCGCTGCTGACGTCAACATTAGCCAGTACTTGGAGAAAATGCGCTACATCAG CCAGGAAGAGGCCATCAAGATTGACCAAGAGCTCTTCTCAGAGTATGCCTACAGTGTGGATCAACTCATGGAATTGGCAGGTCTCAGCGTGGCCACTGCAGTCGCGAAGTCCTACCCTAAGGCAACCATGACCAAAGGTGCCACAGTGCTTGTCTGCTGTGGACCTGGCAATAACGGTGGCGATGGGCTGGTCTGTGCCAGGCACCTTAAGATTTTT GGTTATGAGCCGTCAGTGTTCTACCCAAAGCAGTCCAACAAGCCCCTGTTCCAAAACCTGACTAAGCAGTGCCAGGAGATGGAGGTGCCCTTCCTGTCCTTCCTGCCAGACTCGCAGCTGATTGCCGACTCATACAACGTGGTGGTGGATGCCGTGTTTGGCTTCAGCTTCAAACCTCCTGTGCGACCAGAGTTTGTCGATGTGCTTGACAAGATCAAGAAGGTGAAGATCCCAGTCGTCAGCGTTGACATTCCCTCAG GATGGGACGTGGAGACCGGAGGCGACGCGGAAGCCCTGCAGCCTGACTGCTTGGTGTCCCTGACAGCACCGAAACAGTGCAGCCGCCAGTTCAAAGGCCGCCTGCATTGGCTTGGTGGCCGCTTTGTGCCTCCAGCACTGGCAGCAAAGTACGAGCTCAACTTGCCACCGTACCCGGGCACCGAGTGTTGTGTCCTCCTCACCCCGCCAACCTCCTCATGA